The following proteins come from a genomic window of Trinickia caryophylli:
- the pilO2 gene encoding type 4b pilus protein PilO2 → MATHLIQIGHQRFVCGLFWQSLSRRHELRKEAIELGKKLSFDLMVLRMDRGVAAAGFANTGAGVQSGAASLGIIVAKAVAKQGAFYNGRQQPAPNWLGAFKLPDGRWAFFAVRDGSFLPNGDFVGTADEVFERLNSDYALGGWNTVIGDPEIEPMGFHNFYARRIDDLVESRRGRIHVPQWTRLRPVRRTLPWPALGFAAGVAAAAAGAWMWYAHYRAEQQIEQAREMALARARLHLNASASIAHPWARLPEPGQFAQACQRHFALLAPGGWALERYVCDPQGVQYTWSRNGSTVALLLSGAPLAQLDASGDHASFSETLEMGASRDEALLAGGSVKALLLARFQALNVPLTLSPVAPPAPTAALAPVEGAAPALPPWRQWRLQARLGGLPPEQFTPLLSAAGVRLVKLTYQAGDWSAEGIVYAN, encoded by the coding sequence ATGGCCACTCATCTCATTCAGATCGGGCACCAGCGCTTCGTCTGCGGGCTGTTCTGGCAGTCGCTGTCGAGGCGCCATGAGCTGCGCAAGGAGGCGATCGAACTCGGGAAGAAGCTGAGCTTCGACCTGATGGTGCTGCGCATGGACCGCGGCGTTGCCGCGGCCGGGTTCGCGAACACGGGCGCGGGCGTGCAGTCGGGTGCCGCCTCGCTCGGCATCATCGTTGCGAAGGCGGTTGCGAAGCAAGGTGCGTTCTACAACGGCCGCCAGCAGCCCGCGCCCAACTGGCTTGGCGCGTTCAAACTTCCTGACGGGCGCTGGGCGTTCTTCGCGGTTCGCGACGGATCGTTCCTGCCCAACGGCGACTTCGTCGGCACCGCCGACGAAGTGTTCGAGCGGCTCAATTCCGACTATGCGCTAGGTGGGTGGAACACCGTGATCGGCGACCCCGAAATCGAGCCGATGGGGTTTCACAATTTCTACGCGCGGCGTATCGACGACCTGGTCGAAAGCCGGCGCGGTCGCATCCATGTGCCGCAATGGACGCGGCTGCGGCCGGTCAGGCGCACATTGCCTTGGCCCGCGCTCGGCTTTGCCGCCGGCGTTGCGGCGGCGGCCGCGGGCGCATGGATGTGGTATGCGCACTATCGCGCCGAGCAGCAGATCGAGCAGGCGCGTGAGATGGCGCTCGCGCGTGCACGCCTGCATCTGAACGCATCGGCGTCGATCGCGCATCCGTGGGCGCGCCTGCCCGAGCCCGGCCAGTTCGCCCAGGCCTGCCAGCGGCATTTCGCGCTGCTCGCCCCCGGCGGCTGGGCGCTCGAGCGCTACGTCTGCGATCCGCAGGGCGTGCAATACACGTGGTCGCGCAACGGTTCGACCGTGGCGCTGCTGCTGTCCGGCGCGCCCCTGGCGCAGCTCGATGCGAGCGGCGATCACGCGTCGTTCAGCGAAACGTTAGAGATGGGGGCGTCGCGCGACGAGGCGTTGCTTGCCGGCGGCAGCGTCAAAGCGCTGCTTCTGGCGCGGTTCCAGGCGTTGAATGTACCTCTGACGCTTTCGCCGGTTGCGCCACCGGCGCCGACCGCCGCTCTTGCGCCGGTCGAGGGTGCCGCGCCCGCGCTGCCACCGTGGCGTCAGTGGCGCCTGCAGGCGCGGCTCGGCGGCTTGCCGCCCGAGCAATTCACACCCTTGCTGAGCGCCGCAGGCGTTCGACTCGTCAAGTTGACCTATCAGGCGGGCGACTGGTCCGCGGAAGGAATCGTTTATGCGAACTGA
- the pilP gene encoding type IV pilus biogenesis protein PilP, translating into MRTDTRHCARAGLIVAALTWAGCVGAAAPAPGSASAPPAANATAPAPAAARQAGAAPEPPPSGWSANAAAQLTHLEEQTVLLKAEIRRLDAQAEVAQRTAALARLGSAATIDPVSQNVRVVAIEGLGRRYSAVVQTGDGQRFDVAAGDQLPNGMKIVSVGANEVVGRWSNGQTTRMVPVLAARSGAVFNAGTSGGANGVANGNGAFNAGVAMGIGAANGGAGVSGGTLVPAPAQGLPPAYQPVQ; encoded by the coding sequence ATGCGAACTGATACGAGACATTGCGCACGCGCCGGATTGATCGTCGCGGCACTGACCTGGGCTGGCTGCGTCGGTGCAGCGGCACCCGCGCCCGGTTCCGCATCGGCGCCGCCGGCGGCCAATGCCACTGCCCCTGCCCCTGCCGCGGCCAGGCAGGCCGGCGCGGCCCCCGAGCCGCCTCCGAGTGGCTGGTCAGCCAATGCGGCGGCGCAACTGACCCATCTCGAGGAGCAGACCGTGTTGCTCAAAGCGGAAATCAGGAGGCTCGACGCACAAGCCGAGGTCGCCCAGCGCACGGCGGCGCTCGCCCGCCTCGGCAGCGCGGCGACGATCGATCCGGTTTCGCAGAACGTGCGGGTCGTCGCCATCGAGGGCCTTGGCCGTCGCTACAGTGCGGTCGTGCAGACCGGCGACGGGCAGCGCTTCGACGTGGCCGCCGGCGACCAGTTGCCTAACGGCATGAAGATCGTGTCGGTTGGGGCGAACGAGGTGGTGGGGCGCTGGAGCAACGGGCAGACGACACGCATGGTGCCGGTACTCGCAGCGCGCAGCGGGGCCGTGTTCAATGCCGGGACGAGCGGGGGCGCAAATGGCGTGGCCAATGGCAATGGGGCGTTCAACGCAGGCGTGGCGATGGGCATCGGCGCGGCGAACGGCGGCGCAGGCGTCTCCGGCGGCACGCTCGTGCCCGCACCCGCACAGGGTTTGCCGCCCGCCTATCAGCCTGTCCAGTAG
- a CDS encoding GspE/PulE family protein, translated as MSSLRFGRPGAAAQRQAAAGLDAAHPLSGEGPWAASEEERKLLCLLDDGRLLIAEGHELSPYVLSYRARLERLQYHYRMQAVSLDEVRRAYEGMRLDGTGERVDHTAMQVLAKELIAQACRERASDIHIRVKRFSTEILFRIHNELVRVSEQTREQGARLLATLYAAMASVSDNTYKPNERQDAAIGDRDKLPPELFGVRIATAPTSTGTVMVMRLLYNDAGDSIDLRLLGYSDAQAADIDELKRLPHGMNIISGPTGSGKSTTLQRVLAGQIFETRGSIHVITVEDPVEYPIAGAVQTPVVNATTEEARSLAFAGAIANAMRLDPDTIMIGEVRDRASAQSALRASMTGHQVWTTVHANSAIAIIDRLVDLGLPLAMVADESVITGLISQRLVKLLCPHCKQRLAGSPDHDEALAARVRRAVGASFERVFVQGPGCEHCSGRGTIGRTVVAEVIRPDARFFGYLREGDKQAALAYWLDELGGRTATEHTIEKVAAGLVDPSAAERIVGPLVARNEPVRLRPVENQEGKRANPGSAVVGADYEP; from the coding sequence ATGAGTTCGCTCCGATTTGGCCGGCCTGGTGCCGCCGCGCAACGTCAGGCCGCCGCGGGTCTCGACGCTGCTCATCCGCTTTCCGGCGAGGGACCGTGGGCTGCGAGCGAGGAAGAGCGCAAGCTGCTCTGCCTGCTCGACGACGGCCGTCTGCTGATTGCGGAGGGGCACGAATTGAGCCCGTACGTGCTCTCTTATCGCGCGCGGCTCGAGCGGCTGCAATATCACTATCGGATGCAAGCGGTGAGTCTCGACGAAGTGCGCCGCGCGTACGAGGGCATGCGCCTGGACGGCACCGGCGAGCGCGTCGATCACACCGCCATGCAGGTGCTGGCGAAAGAGCTGATCGCGCAGGCGTGCCGCGAGCGGGCCTCGGACATTCACATCCGGGTGAAGCGCTTCAGCACCGAGATCCTGTTCCGCATCCACAACGAACTCGTGCGCGTGAGCGAGCAGACGCGCGAGCAGGGCGCGCGCCTGTTGGCAACGCTTTATGCGGCGATGGCCAGCGTTTCGGACAACACCTACAAGCCGAACGAACGCCAGGACGCGGCCATCGGCGATCGCGACAAGCTGCCGCCCGAGCTTTTCGGGGTGCGCATTGCGACCGCGCCCACCAGCACAGGCACCGTGATGGTGATGCGGCTGCTCTACAACGATGCGGGCGACTCGATCGATCTGCGCCTGCTGGGCTACTCGGACGCGCAGGCCGCCGATATCGACGAACTCAAGCGGTTGCCGCACGGCATGAACATCATCAGCGGCCCGACCGGCTCGGGCAAGTCGACCACGCTGCAACGCGTGCTGGCCGGACAGATCTTCGAGACGAGGGGATCCATCCATGTCATTACCGTCGAAGATCCGGTCGAGTACCCCATCGCCGGCGCCGTGCAAACGCCGGTCGTCAACGCGACGACCGAAGAGGCGCGCTCGCTGGCGTTCGCCGGGGCGATCGCCAACGCCATGCGGCTCGATCCGGACACGATCATGATCGGCGAAGTGCGCGACCGCGCGTCCGCGCAAAGCGCACTGCGCGCGTCGATGACGGGCCATCAGGTGTGGACCACCGTGCATGCGAACAGTGCGATCGCGATCATCGACCGGCTCGTCGACCTTGGCTTGCCACTGGCCATGGTGGCTGACGAGTCGGTGATCACCGGGCTGATCAGCCAGCGTCTCGTCAAGCTGCTGTGTCCGCATTGCAAGCAACGGCTCGCGGGCTCGCCCGATCACGACGAGGCGCTCGCGGCGCGGGTGCGTCGCGCAGTGGGGGCCTCGTTCGAGCGCGTGTTCGTGCAGGGGCCGGGTTGCGAGCACTGCAGCGGGCGCGGCACCATCGGCCGCACGGTGGTCGCCGAGGTGATCCGGCCGGACGCGCGCTTTTTCGGGTATCTGCGCGAAGGCGACAAGCAAGCGGCGCTCGCCTATTGGCTCGACGAACTCGGCGGGCGCACCGCCACCGAGCACACGATCGAGAAAGTGGCCGCGGGGCTCGTCGATCCGAGCGCAGCCGAACGCATCGTGGGCCCGCTTGTGGCCCGCAATGAGCCCGTGCGGCTGCGCCCCGTCGAGAATCAGGAGGGCAAGCGTGCGAACCCGGGCAGTGCGGTGGTCGGAGCTGACTATGAACCTTGA
- a CDS encoding type II secretion system F family protein, protein MNLDPNRRWAQLQATPQARLRHYRKIEKMLSNGLPLLKVLEELEMRASHDGRKPTLPEAILLGEWRRAVQNGGSLAEGMEGWVPQAEQMIVMAGEQSGRLEIALRSVTSIVTSGRRIRNAIAQGLAYPIALLAMMLGYLYLFGAKLVPQFAAIADPERWHGSARLLYGLSVFVQNWLPECLLVVAALAALLVWSMPRWAGRLRSRFDDYPPWSLYRLMVGSSFLTAFASMQAAGFTVEKSLTQLADHAKPWLRERIDDTLFGVKSGLNVGEAMRVSGHRFPSLEIVEDLCVYAQYKGFAESLKTLADEWVETGVEKVSAQMRVINGVAIAAMAFMLALLIVGFFGIQQELAAMSRAMH, encoded by the coding sequence ATGAACCTTGATCCGAATCGCCGCTGGGCTCAGTTGCAGGCCACGCCCCAGGCACGGCTGCGGCACTACCGGAAGATCGAGAAGATGCTCTCGAACGGGCTGCCGTTGCTGAAGGTGCTCGAGGAACTCGAGATGCGCGCCTCGCACGATGGTCGCAAACCCACGCTGCCCGAGGCGATTTTGCTCGGCGAATGGCGGCGCGCCGTGCAAAACGGCGGCAGCCTCGCCGAGGGCATGGAGGGCTGGGTGCCGCAGGCCGAGCAGATGATCGTGATGGCGGGCGAGCAGTCGGGCCGCCTCGAGATCGCGCTGCGTTCGGTGACGAGCATCGTGACGTCGGGGCGGCGCATCCGGAACGCGATCGCGCAGGGGCTCGCGTATCCCATCGCGCTACTCGCGATGATGCTTGGCTACCTCTATCTGTTCGGCGCGAAGCTGGTCCCGCAGTTCGCGGCGATCGCAGACCCTGAACGTTGGCACGGTTCGGCCCGTCTTTTATACGGCCTGTCGGTGTTCGTGCAGAACTGGCTGCCCGAATGCCTGCTCGTGGTCGCGGCCCTCGCCGCGCTACTCGTCTGGTCGATGCCGCGCTGGGCCGGCCGGCTGCGCAGCCGCTTCGACGACTACCCGCCGTGGTCGCTGTACCGGCTGATGGTCGGCTCGAGCTTCCTGACCGCGTTCGCATCGATGCAGGCGGCGGGCTTCACCGTCGAGAAGTCGCTCACGCAACTTGCCGACCATGCGAAGCCATGGCTGCGGGAACGTATCGACGACACGCTGTTCGGCGTCAAATCAGGCTTGAATGTGGGGGAGGCGATGCGCGTGAGCGGGCACCGCTTTCCGTCTCTGGAAATCGTCGAGGATTTGTGCGTTTACGCCCAATACAAGGGCTTCGCCGAATCGCTCAAGACGCTCGCCGACGAATGGGTGGAGACGGGCGTCGAAAAGGTTTCCGCGCAGATGCGCGTAATCAACGGCGTCGCGATCGCCGCCATGGCGTTCATGCTGGCGCTGTTGATCGTGGGCTTCTTCGGTATTCAGCAGGAACTCGCTGCGATGAGCAGGGCAATGCATTAG
- a CDS encoding type 4 pilus major pilin: MKWRNTAIGTQAGWRLASARAQRGASLLEAIAYLGVAAIVVIGAIALLTGAFSSANTNSVTEQVNAIQSGVKKLYMGQSASYTNLSNAVLASAGVFPSTLAPASSTGAITNMWNGTITVAPDSTNSNEFTITYTKVPQSVCVNSVTSGGSWVAVAVNSTTLAQPVTPDAAAGACTSGDTNTIVWTSA, from the coding sequence ATGAAATGGCGCAATACCGCGATTGGAACGCAAGCCGGATGGCGGCTGGCGAGTGCGCGCGCGCAGCGCGGCGCCTCGCTGCTCGAGGCGATTGCCTATCTCGGGGTGGCCGCGATTGTCGTGATCGGCGCGATCGCACTGCTGACCGGTGCCTTCAGCAGCGCGAACACGAACTCGGTCACCGAGCAGGTCAACGCGATCCAAAGCGGTGTGAAGAAGCTGTACATGGGGCAGTCGGCGAGTTACACGAACCTTTCCAATGCGGTTCTGGCGAGCGCCGGCGTGTTTCCTTCGACGCTGGCTCCGGCATCGTCCACCGGTGCAATCACGAACATGTGGAACGGCACGATTACAGTCGCGCCCGACTCGACCAATAGCAACGAGTTCACGATCACGTACACGAAAGTACCGCAAAGCGTGTGCGTCAACAGCGTGACCTCGGGCGGAAGCTGGGTCGCCGTTGCCGTCAACAGCACGACGCTCGCGCAGCCTGTCACGCCCGATGCCGCAGCCGGCGCCTGCACGAGTGGCGATACCAACACGATCGTCTGGACCTCTGCCTGA
- a CDS encoding ATPase, T2SS/T4P/T4SS family: MAIEIESLQRLHFSYLYLGHARIADCFMDGPAQHVHALPAHPELQAEIEALKLACRGARSGARAFKLDFGSVSYRVRVVQTPDGPMFVLRRLDATLESLSGLGLPSAYVRRLLSADLGGLVVVSGTAKCGKTTTAGALVRDQLALHGGIAITIEEPIDATLEGAYGRGVCIQTLASADRPGDLRTALGCGARMIFIGAVEEPAVVVDTLMAARDGHLIVSTVQADDVERAIARLYTLAARVLDAQSARTLLADGLGAVLHQRLAFRAPGQRQLEARLLMLADSAAVRTRVRDGRHDELGEAVRQQMMSMIHSDALASLKEGN, translated from the coding sequence ATGGCCATCGAAATCGAATCGTTGCAGCGGCTGCATTTCTCGTATCTGTATCTGGGACATGCCCGCATTGCGGACTGCTTCATGGACGGGCCCGCTCAGCACGTGCATGCGCTGCCCGCGCATCCCGAACTGCAGGCGGAGATCGAGGCACTCAAACTCGCGTGCCGTGGCGCGCGGTCCGGCGCGCGGGCGTTCAAGCTGGACTTCGGCAGCGTGTCGTACCGCGTGCGTGTCGTGCAAACGCCGGACGGGCCGATGTTCGTGCTGCGCCGGCTGGATGCCACGCTCGAGTCGCTGAGCGGCCTCGGCTTGCCGAGCGCTTATGTGCGCCGGCTGCTGAGCGCGGATCTGGGGGGGCTGGTGGTTGTTTCGGGAACGGCCAAATGCGGCAAGACCACCACGGCGGGCGCGCTCGTGCGCGATCAACTGGCGCTGCACGGTGGCATCGCGATAACGATCGAAGAGCCGATCGACGCCACGCTGGAGGGCGCGTACGGCCGCGGCGTGTGCATCCAGACGCTCGCGAGCGCGGACCGGCCGGGCGATCTGCGCACGGCGCTTGGCTGCGGCGCGCGAATGATCTTCATCGGCGCGGTGGAAGAGCCGGCGGTCGTCGTGGACACGTTGATGGCGGCCCGCGACGGCCATCTGATCGTCAGCACCGTGCAGGCCGACGACGTCGAGCGTGCCATCGCACGACTGTACACGCTCGCGGCCCGCGTGCTCGATGCGCAATCGGCCCGCACGCTGCTTGCCGACGGCCTGGGCGCCGTGCTTCACCAGCGGCTCGCCTTCCGTGCGCCCGGGCAGCGTCAGCTCGAAGCGCGGTTACTGATGCTCGCCGACAGTGCCGCCGTGCGCACACGGGTGCGCGACGGCCGCCACGACGAGTTGGGCGAGGCGGTGCGCCAGCAAATGATGTCGATGATTCACTCCGACGCACTGGCGTCGCTCAAGGAGGGCAACTGA
- the pilM gene encoding type IV pilus biogenesis protein PilM has product MFALWVSAAMIALAGAYALVDAHFVQAAPTVTAMSMAQSMAAYRLAGIKFALANPSTAGNVSSGALSPYLNPGASNTLWRVYVAPNSTVAGSTVVVYTTSTAAGAAIAEIEALAFHSALAGATRAGTIVSPGNPAVALPAAVAAVVPDGAPVWMAQAY; this is encoded by the coding sequence ATGTTCGCGCTCTGGGTCTCGGCCGCCATGATCGCGCTCGCGGGAGCGTACGCCCTCGTCGACGCGCATTTCGTGCAGGCCGCCCCGACGGTCACGGCCATGTCGATGGCGCAGAGCATGGCCGCGTATCGGCTCGCCGGGATCAAGTTTGCGCTCGCCAACCCGAGCACGGCGGGCAATGTATCGAGCGGCGCGCTGAGCCCATATTTGAACCCGGGCGCGAGCAACACGCTCTGGCGCGTGTATGTCGCGCCGAATTCGACGGTTGCGGGCAGCACGGTCGTCGTCTACACGACGTCGACGGCGGCCGGCGCCGCGATTGCGGAAATCGAAGCACTCGCATTCCATTCGGCGCTGGCGGGCGCGACGCGCGCGGGCACGATCGTGTCGCCCGGCAACCCGGCTGTGGCGTTGCCGGCTGCCGTCGCAGCCGTCGTTCCGGATGGCGCGCCGGTGTGGATGGCCCAAGCGTATTGA
- a CDS encoding prepilin-type N-terminal cleavage/methylation domain-containing protein, which yields MSTSRKRQRGFTILELLAALAIASLMVIGVTAMINTSLDDAKGQQAAAWQAQMTQAAAQLITQNQAALASEATASVPVVVKVTDPSSTYHLSSYLPPGVVGKNAYGQTACLLVYRIDATTVQGLLVTEGGVSIRDAQLGYIAANAGAGGGSIPRTNNASGAAVGAYGAWTIATPNPSNKSCSGTVTGFGHLVSQVFPANAQAQNSDFLYRVSVPGNTAVNTMQVPVTLAQQTDYSACSSTTGSIAADASGHVVTCSSGVWKPITSLHWRDPVASASALASLPNPLPGDVAMTLSTGRAYTFNGTAWQALAVNEAGYLDLGNQQTVGAACAQDEPNTTPITTDSSGRVLSCRNGTWQTQAEIEPATNNTGCTILMASPGATDYSGCGGVPGGAWTGGPFSYNGTNGTYSYTRYVPVTMTKPGIIAVTTWGHLNDGVSTGKRGAQAQISQNVDVLNSALTSSYGHTEAQSPTLTDDSGGITTTLTQAVQAGTYQVRIVTNWATYAVISTPWTSSLLGQQNQDIPNTPLVYGWTVNTYY from the coding sequence ATGAGCACATCACGGAAACGGCAGCGCGGCTTCACGATCCTGGAGCTGCTTGCGGCGCTCGCAATCGCGTCGCTGATGGTCATCGGGGTTACGGCGATGATCAACACCTCGCTCGACGATGCCAAAGGTCAGCAGGCAGCCGCCTGGCAGGCGCAGATGACGCAGGCCGCCGCCCAGCTGATTACGCAGAACCAGGCCGCCCTCGCGAGCGAGGCGACAGCGAGCGTACCCGTGGTCGTGAAGGTCACGGACCCCAGCAGCACGTATCACCTCTCGAGCTATCTGCCGCCCGGCGTCGTGGGCAAGAACGCATATGGGCAGACGGCGTGCCTGCTCGTCTACCGTATCGACGCGACCACCGTGCAGGGCCTGCTCGTCACCGAAGGCGGCGTATCGATCCGCGATGCGCAGCTCGGCTACATCGCCGCGAACGCCGGAGCGGGCGGCGGCTCGATTCCGCGGACCAACAATGCGAGCGGCGCGGCCGTCGGCGCTTACGGCGCGTGGACCATTGCAACGCCGAATCCGTCAAACAAGTCGTGCTCCGGCACGGTCACCGGCTTCGGCCATCTCGTGAGCCAGGTGTTTCCCGCCAACGCGCAGGCGCAGAACTCGGATTTCCTTTATCGCGTGAGCGTGCCCGGCAATACGGCGGTCAACACGATGCAGGTGCCGGTCACGCTCGCGCAGCAGACCGATTACAGCGCCTGTTCGTCGACCACGGGTTCGATCGCCGCGGATGCGTCGGGGCACGTCGTCACGTGCAGCAGCGGCGTATGGAAACCGATCACGTCGTTGCATTGGCGCGATCCGGTGGCATCGGCGTCGGCACTCGCCAGCCTGCCGAATCCACTGCCCGGCGATGTCGCAATGACGCTGTCCACCGGGCGCGCGTACACGTTTAACGGCACGGCGTGGCAGGCGCTCGCGGTGAACGAAGCCGGCTATCTGGATCTCGGCAACCAGCAAACGGTGGGCGCCGCGTGCGCGCAGGACGAGCCCAACACGACACCGATCACGACCGATTCCTCGGGCCGCGTGCTCTCGTGCCGCAACGGGACATGGCAGACGCAGGCCGAAATCGAGCCGGCCACGAACAATACGGGGTGCACGATCCTGATGGCATCGCCGGGCGCCACCGATTATTCGGGGTGCGGCGGCGTGCCCGGCGGCGCCTGGACGGGCGGGCCTTTCAGCTACAACGGTACGAACGGCACTTACTCGTACACCCGCTACGTGCCTGTGACGATGACCAAGCCGGGCATCATCGCGGTGACGACCTGGGGGCACCTGAACGACGGCGTGAGCACCGGCAAGCGAGGCGCGCAAGCGCAGATCTCGCAGAATGTGGACGTGCTGAACAGCGCACTCACGAGCTCATACGGCCATACGGAAGCGCAATCGCCCACGCTTACCGACGATTCGGGCGGCATCACCACCACGCTCACGCAGGCCGTGCAGGCGGGCACCTATCAGGTGCGTATCGTCACGAACTGGGCGACCTATGCGGTGATCTCCACGCCGTGGACGAGCAGCCTGCTCGGCCAGCAGAATCAGGACATTCCCAATACGCCGCTCGTTTATGGGTGGACGGTCAACACCTACTA